In Quercus robur chromosome 10, dhQueRobu3.1, whole genome shotgun sequence, a genomic segment contains:
- the LOC126703057 gene encoding homeobox-leucine zipper protein HDG11-like has protein sequence MEFGGGGGGGDHHDASSEGRRKKRYHRHTAHQIQRLEGMFKECPHPDEKQRLQLSRELGLAPRQIKFWFQNRRTQMKAQHERADNSALRAENDKIRCENIAIREALRNVICPSCGGPPVTEDSYFDEQKLRIENAQLKEELDRVSSIAAKYIGRPISQLPPVQPIPISSLDLSMGSFGGQGISGPSLDLDLLPGSSSTLPSLPPFQPACLSDMDKSLMTDIAATAMNELLRLLQTNDPLWMKSPTDGRDVLDLESYERIFPRGNANLKNPHVRIEASRDSCVVIMNGLALVDMFMDSNKWVELFPTIVSMARTLEVISSGMMGSHSGSLQLMYEELQVLSPLVPTREFYFLRYCQQIEQGSWAIVDVSYDISRDNQFASQYRSHRLPSGCLIQDMPNGYSKVTWVEHVEIEDKAPTHRFHRDLIHSGLAFGAQRWLATLKRMCERFACLMVTGTSTTRDLEGVIPSADGKRSMMKLAQRMVNNFCSSISTSNGHRWTTLSGLNEVGVRVTVHKSTDPGQPNGVVLSAATTIWLPISPQNVFNFFKDERTRPQWDVLSNGNAVQEVAHIANGSHPGNCISVLRALNNSQNNMLILQESCMDSSGSLIVYCPVDLPAINIAMSGEDPSYIPLLPSGFTISPDGRAEQGDGASTSSSTHGHGRSGGSLITVAFQILVSSLPSAKLNLESVTTVNNLIGTTVQQIKAALNCPSS, from the exons atggAGTTCGGCGGAGGAGGTGGCGGTGGGGACCACCACGATGCCTCCTCCGAAGGTCGGAGGAAGAAGCGCTACCATCGTCACACTGCTCACCAGATTCAGAGACTCGAAGG GATGTTCAAGGAGTGCCCTCACCCAGATGAGAAGCAAAGGTTACAGTTAAGTAGGGAGTTAGGCTTGGCTCCTCGCCAGATCAAATTTTGGTTCCAAAACAGGAGGACCCAGATGAAG GCTCAACATGAGAGAGCTGATAACAGTGCCCTTCGGGCAGAAAACGATAAGATCCGTTGTGAGAACATAGCAATCCGAGAGGCACTCAGAAATGTCATCTGCCCCTCTTGCGGGGGCCCTCCGGTTACCGAAGATTCCTACTTTGATGAACAAAAACTCCGAATAGAGAATGCCCAATTGAAAGAAGAG CTTGATAGAGTATCAAGCATTGCGGCCAAGTACATAGGAAGGCCAATTTCTCAACTCCCACCAGTACAGCCCATCCCTATTTCTTCATTGGACTTATCAATGGGAAGTTTTGGAGGCCAAGGGATTAGTGGACCTTCTCTTGATCTTGATCTTCTTCCGGGGAGTTCATCGACTCTACCAAGTTTGCCGCCTTTTCAGCCCGCTTGCCTTTCGGACATGGACAAGTCCCTCATGACAGATATTGCTGCCACTGCCATGAACGAATTACTAAGGCTTCTTCAAACCAACGATCCCTTGTGGATGAAGTCCCCGACTGATGGGAGGGATGTTCTTGATCTTGAAAGCTATGAAAGGATTTTTCCAAGGGGTAATGCTAACTTGAAAAACCCCCACGTGCGGATTGAGGCTTCCAGGGATTCATGCGTTGTTATCATGAATGGTTTAGCATTGGTTGATATGTTTATGGACTCA AACAAGTGGGTGGAGCTATTCCCCACAATTGTCTCAATGGCAAGGACTTTAGAAGTGATATCATCCGGAATGATGGGTAGTCATAGTGGCTCTTTGCAACTG ATGTATGAAGAGTTGCAGGTGCTTTCACCGCTTGTACCTACTAGGGAGTTCTATTTCCTCCGTTACTGTCAGCAAATTGAGCAAGGGTCGTGGGCAATTGTAGATGTCTCTTATGATATCTCTCGTGATAACCAATTTGCTTCTCAATATCGATCTCACCGGCTTCCCTCTGGATGCTTGATTCAGGACATGCCCAATGGGTATTCCAAG GTTACTTGGGTGGAACATGTGGAAATTGAAGACAAAGCTCCAACTCATCGGTTCCACAGAGATCTTATTCATAGTGGGTTGGCATTTGGAGCTCAAAGATGGCTTGCTACTCTTAAGAGGATGTGTGAAAGGTTTGCTTGTCTTATGGTGACGGGCACTTCTACTACTCGGGATCTTGAAGGAG TAATTCCATCAGCCGATGGCAAAAGAAGCATGATGAAACTTGCCCAAAGAATGGTAAACAATTTCTGTTCAAGCATTAGCACATCAAACGGCCACCGGTGGACCACACTTTCTGGGTTGAATGAGGTAGGAGTTCGAGTGACTGTCCATAAGAGCACGGATCCTGGCCAACCCAACGGTGTGGTTCTTAGTGCAGCTACTACTATTTGGCTTCCAATTTCCCCCCAAAATGTCTTCAATTTCTTCAAGGATGAAAGAACTAGACCACAG TGGGATGTTCTCTCCAATGGCAATGCGGTGCAGGAGGTTGCTCATATAGCAAACGGGTCACATCCTGGAAACTGCATATCTGTTCTTAGA GCTTTAAACAATAGCCAGAACAATATGTTGATACTTCAAGAGAGCTGCATGGATTCGTCAGGTTCACTTATTGTGTACTGCCCGGTTGATCTACCAGCTATAAACATAGCAATGAGCGGTGAAGATCCTTCCTACATTCCTCTACTACCATCAGGGTTCACCATATCACCAGACGGTCGAGCCGAGCAGGGAGATGGTGCATCGACGAGCTCTAGCACGCACGGGCACGGGAGGTCAGGTGGTTCACTAATTACAGTAGCATTTCAGATACTTGTGAGCAGCCTGCCATCAGCTAAGCTTAACTTGGAGTCGGTGACAACTGTTAATAACCTTATCGGCACCACTGTCCAGCAAATTAAGGCTGCCTTGAATTGTCCTAGTTCCTAA